A single window of Zea mays cultivar B73 chromosome 10, Zm-B73-REFERENCE-NAM-5.0, whole genome shotgun sequence DNA harbors:
- the LOC100383330 gene encoding uncharacterized protein LOC100383330: MAPFGDGGVGCGDGGEALRGWDPLRSGSAPPTMEGAAAAAAAAERRVFGGGGDGASFFSGIDGLMFGARMDEVSRCRGAAGAQEHFGNSTSLSVGPSGQLFNGAGDWDEWQFGPSTVHSGGAMANYAFDMNLLWTDMNPDNAEYHRNIQNHFMSNIENMNAYGNRDLDASSMFDSDISDALSGLRLSNNSVMDQRNNREELADEILERQRDFSKTVDETRSSLVGNVFHAPRSDVHPSRIYGDGILRRQTSACALDGSNVSRINRHHIKGVDRPSLADQLAIMQSGNFPRGTNLSRNVSVTNMSNPMSNRYNSNTDLDLARSRMTFFKEILAQQYLQEDNLSYNDSRIYHDEPCFPCSRMQRSGSHFYSNSRCILSHGDRQSRLLSLNRKAMGRNIGSHAYHDNTLSNYLDVLSLDNADRNGADSVELIDLVGHVKEISMDQYGSRFIQQKLEIASLDDREKIFPEILSNAIALTTDVFGNYVIQKFFEFATERQLIQLADQLKGHILELSLQMYGCRVVQKVLEVVDKDRKIDIVHELRNHILKCIGDQNGNHVIQKCIECVPEDRIPFVIDPILSQILVLCTHQYGCRVIQRVLEHCHDPVTQSATMNEIVQQTFHLTDDKFGNYVVQHVLKHGKPEERSAIIQKLSGQVVILSKLKYASNVIEKCLEFGTLEERDSLIGEIISSGQTFQELMKDQFGNYVVQKVLKTCDERYLEMILSSIKLHLNELKNYTYGKHIVTRVEKLIVTGEERARMASLSGQRQQQPPNCTAVDAH; this comes from the exons ATGGCTCCATTCGGCGACGGCGGTGTCGGCTGTGGCGATGGAGGGGAGGCGCTGCGTGGGTGGGACCCTCTGCGCAGTGGCAGCGCGCCGCCAACGatggagggcgcggcggcggcagcggcggcggcggagaggagggtatTTGGCGGCGGCGGTGACGGCGCGTCGTTCTTCTCCGGGATCGACGGGCTCATGTTTGGCGCGAGGATGGACGAGGTCAGCAGGTGCCGCGGTGCCGCCGGAGCTCAG GAACATTTTGGCAATTCTACATCTTTATCTGTTGGACCATCTGGCCAACTGTTTAATGGTGCAGGAGACTGGGATGAATGGCAGTTTGGACCGAGCACAGTTCATAGTGGTGGTGCTATGGCAAACTATGCATTTGATATGAATCTCCTTTGGACAGATATGAATCCAGACAATGCTGAATATCACAGAAATATCCAGAATCACTTCATGTCAAACATTGAAAACATGAATGCTTATGGTAATAGGGATCTTGATGCTTCCTCCATGTTTGATTCTGATATTTCAGATGCTTTATCTGGGTTGAGGCTGTCTAATAATTCAGTAATGGATCAAAGGAATAATAGGGAAGAGCTAGCAGATGAAATACTCGAGCGTCAAAGAGATTTCTCTAAAACTGTTGATGAAACCCGATCATCTTTGGTTGGTAATGTTTTTCATGCACCTAGGTCAGATGTGCATCCATCACGAATATATGGAGATGGTATTTTACGGAGGCAGACCAGTGCATGTGCATTAGATGGTTCCAATGTTTCAAGGATCAATCGCCATCACATAAAGGGTGTTGATCGCCCATCTTTGGCTGACCAGCTAGCTATAATGCAATCAGGCAACTTTCCTAGAGGGACCAATCTTTCTCGCAATGTGTCTGTGACTAACATGTCCAACCCCATGAGCAACAGATACAACAGCAATACAGACCTGGATTTGGCTAGGAGTCGAATGACATTTTTTAAGGAGATACTTGCACAACAGTATCTGCAGGAGGATAATCTGTCATATAACGATAGTAGGATCTATCATGATGAGCCTTGTTTTCCCTGTTCAAGAATGCAAAGATCTGGATCTCATTTTTATTCAAACTCGCGGTGCATTCTATCCCATGGTGATCGGCAATCACGGCTCTTGTCCCTCAATAGGAAGGCAATGGGTAGAAATATTGGATCACATGCCTATCATGATAATACATTATCAAACTACCTGGATGTGCTTTCTTTGGATAATGCAGATAGAAACGGTGCTGATTCAGTGGAACTGATTGATTTAGTGGGTCACGTTAAGGAAATTAG TATGGATCAATATGGAAGCCGGTTTATTCAACAAAAACTCGAAATTGCATCACTGGATGAccgggaaaaaatatttccagagATATTATCCAATGCCATTGCTCTAACAACTGATGTTTTTGGCAATTATGTTATCCAGAAG TTTTTCGAGTTCGCTACAGAAAGGCAGTTAATCCAATTGGCAGATCAACTCAAAGGTCACATTTTGGAACTCAGCCTCCAGATGTATGGTTGCAGGGTAGTTCAGAAG GTTTTGGAGGTAGTTGATAAGGATCGAAAGATTGACATTGTTCATGAGCTCAGGAATCATATTCTGAAATGTATTGGTGATCAAAATGGTAACCATGTGATCCAGAAATGCATCGAGTGTGTTCCTGAAGACCGCATTCCATTTGTTATTGATCCTATACTTTCACAAATTCTTGTTTTATGTACCCATCAATATGGCTGCAGAGTTATTCAG AGAGTTTTAGAGCATTGCCATGATCCTGTGACTCAAAGTGCTACCATGAATGAAATTGTGCAGCAAACCTTCCATCTGACAGATGATAAATTTGGGAACTATGTTGTTCAG CATGTGTTGAAACATGGGAAACCAGAAGAGCGTTCGGCCATCATTCAAAAGCTCTCTGGGCaagtggtcatcttgagcaagctaAAGTATGCTTCTAATGTCATCGAGAAATGTTTGGAGTTTGGAACTCTTGAAGAACGTGATAGCCTTATTGGGGAGATCATTTCTTCTGGTCAAACATTTCAG GAATTGATGAAGGATCAGTTTGGTAACTATGTTGTACAGAAAGTCCTTAAGACATGTGATGAAAGATACCTAGAGATGATCCTCTCGAGCATCAAGTTACACTTGAATGAACTGAAGAATTACACGTACGGAAAGCACATTGTGACACGCGTCGAGAAGCTAATCGTTACAGGAG AGGAACGAGCAAGGATGGCCTCCCTGAGCGGCCAGCGTCAGCAGCAGCCACCAAACTGTACAGCTGTCGACGCACACTAA